From a single Mycolicibacterium mengxianglii genomic region:
- a CDS encoding esterase family protein, with product MKFVEKVRGTWGRRVAAIFAAVAVLPGLVSAVGGSATAGAFSRPGLPVEYLMVPSAGMGRDIKVQFQSGGPNSPSVYLLDGLRAQDDFNGWDINTAAFEWYNGSGLSVVMPVGGQSSFYSDWYSPACSDKTGVCQTYKWETFLTSELPAYLAAQKGVDSSRTAAVGLSMAGSSALTLAIYHPQQFQYAASLSGYLNPSEGWWPMLINISMGDAGGYDANDMWGRTEDESSAWKRNDPMVNIGKLVANGTRIWVYCGDGKPAEVNGNVAGDNLPAKFLEGLTIRTNRTFKDEYAAAGGTNGVFNFPTGGTHDWPYWGSQLQQMKPDIQRVLGAVPYDPAAVPADAAAAPAPEQAGG from the coding sequence ATGAAGTTTGTCGAGAAGGTGCGTGGCACCTGGGGACGCCGGGTGGCGGCGATTTTCGCCGCCGTGGCCGTGCTGCCCGGACTTGTCAGCGCCGTCGGCGGCTCGGCGACCGCGGGAGCTTTCTCCCGGCCCGGTCTGCCCGTGGAGTACCTGATGGTGCCCTCCGCCGGAATGGGTCGCGATATCAAGGTGCAGTTCCAGAGCGGTGGTCCGAATTCGCCTTCGGTGTACCTGCTCGACGGCCTGCGTGCGCAGGACGATTTCAACGGCTGGGACATCAACACCGCCGCGTTCGAGTGGTACAACGGCTCGGGCCTGTCGGTCGTCATGCCCGTCGGTGGTCAGTCCAGCTTCTACTCCGACTGGTACTCGCCCGCGTGCAGTGACAAGACCGGTGTCTGCCAGACGTACAAGTGGGAGACGTTCCTGACCTCTGAGCTGCCGGCATACCTGGCTGCGCAGAAGGGCGTCGACTCCAGCCGCACCGCGGCCGTGGGTCTGTCGATGGCCGGGTCTTCCGCGCTGACCCTGGCGATCTACCACCCGCAGCAATTCCAGTACGCCGCGTCGCTGTCGGGGTACCTGAACCCGTCTGAGGGCTGGTGGCCCATGCTCATCAACATCTCCATGGGTGACGCCGGCGGTTACGACGCCAACGACATGTGGGGCCGTACCGAGGATGAAAGCAGCGCGTGGAAGCGCAACGACCCGATGGTCAACATCGGCAAGCTGGTCGCCAACGGCACCCGCATCTGGGTTTACTGCGGCGACGGTAAGCCTGCCGAGGTCAACGGGAACGTGGCCGGCGACAACTTGCCCGCCAAGTTCCTGGAGGGCCTGACCATCCGCACGAACAGGACGTTCAAGGATGAGTACGCCGCGGCCGGGGGCACCAACGGTGTGTTCAACTTCCCGACCGGCGGCACGCACGACTGGCCGTACTGGGGTAGTCAGCTTCAGCAGATGAAGCCCGATATCCAGCGCGTGCTGGGTGCGGTGCCTTATGACCCGGCCGCGGTCCCGGCCGATGCCGCTGCAGCGCCTGCCCCCGAGCAGGCCGGCGGCTAA
- a CDS encoding alpha/beta hydrolase-fold protein, with protein MWTAAGGERAIGTAGADAVEYLQVPSAAMGRAIPVAFQGGGPHAVILLDAFNAAHEVSNWVNAGNAMNTLAGKGVSVVAPAGGAYSLYTNWEQDGGKQWETFLATELPNWLAANKGLAPDGHAIVGAAQGGTAALTLAEFYPNRFRYAGSMSGFLTPSNTFVNGALHDGMMRFGGVDTNLMWGPAQFGRWKWHDPDVHAQLLVDNNTRVWVWSPQTSNAPDPAAMIGYADQAQGSNRTFYAHYRSIGGANGHFDFPTDGDHGWGSWAPQLGAMSSDLVAAIA; from the coding sequence ATGTGGACTGCCGCGGGCGGTGAGCGCGCCATCGGCACTGCCGGCGCCGATGCGGTGGAATACCTGCAGGTGCCCTCAGCGGCGATGGGCCGCGCCATTCCGGTCGCCTTCCAGGGCGGCGGTCCGCACGCAGTCATCCTGCTCGACGCGTTCAATGCCGCGCACGAGGTCAGCAACTGGGTCAACGCCGGCAACGCGATGAACACCTTGGCGGGCAAGGGTGTGTCCGTGGTCGCGCCTGCCGGTGGTGCCTACAGCCTGTACACCAACTGGGAACAGGACGGCGGCAAGCAGTGGGAGACGTTCCTGGCCACCGAATTGCCCAACTGGCTGGCGGCCAACAAGGGCCTGGCCCCGGACGGCCACGCGATCGTCGGCGCCGCACAGGGCGGCACCGCCGCGCTGACGCTGGCCGAGTTCTACCCGAACCGGTTCCGCTACGCCGGCTCCATGTCGGGGTTCCTCACCCCGTCCAACACCTTTGTCAACGGCGCCCTGCATGACGGGATGATGCGCTTCGGTGGCGTGGATACCAATCTGATGTGGGGACCGGCACAGTTCGGCCGGTGGAAGTGGCACGACCCCGACGTGCACGCCCAGCTGCTGGTGGACAACAACACCCGCGTCTGGGTCTGGAGCCCGCAGACGTCGAACGCCCCCGACCCCGCCGCGATGATCGGTTACGCCGATCAGGCCCAGGGCAGCAACCGCACCTTTTATGCCCACTACCGCAGCATCGGCGGCGCGAACGGGCACTTCGACTTCCCGACCGATGGAGATCACGGCTGGGGATCGTGGGCGCCGCAGCTCGGGGCGATGTCGTCCGACCTCGTGGCCGCCATCGCCTGA
- the culp6 gene encoding carboxylesterase Culp6 — MAKKSRNARRRRHRVLGLIAAAAVAVVVALVVAIVVIMVRQPDSSQTAVPPTAAPPTSTTPGQKPRPEFQDASCPDVQMISIPGTWESAPNDDPLNPTLFPRSLMLNVSGPIAGSFPPERVQVFTVPYTAQFHNPFSADGQMSYNDSRAEGTRAAIAAMTDMNNRCPLTSYVIAGFSQGAVIAGDLASDIGNGRGPVDQDLVLGVTLIADGRRQAGVGMDVGPNPPGQGAEITLHEVPTLSALGLAMTGPRPGGFGQLNDRTNQICANGDLICAAPDQAFNIANLPATLEVLAGGAGQPVHALYNTPQFWQIDGQPATVWTQNWARGVIENAPHPKHG; from the coding sequence ATGGCCAAGAAGTCTCGTAATGCCCGGCGCCGCCGTCACCGCGTACTGGGTCTGATCGCCGCTGCCGCGGTGGCAGTCGTGGTCGCGTTGGTCGTCGCGATCGTGGTGATCATGGTGCGCCAGCCCGACTCCTCGCAGACGGCCGTGCCGCCGACAGCGGCACCGCCGACGTCCACCACACCGGGCCAGAAACCACGGCCGGAGTTCCAGGACGCCAGCTGCCCCGACGTCCAGATGATCTCCATCCCGGGGACGTGGGAGTCCGCGCCCAACGACGACCCGCTGAACCCCACGTTGTTCCCCAGGTCGTTGATGCTCAACGTGAGCGGTCCGATCGCCGGGTCGTTCCCCCCCGAACGGGTGCAGGTGTTCACCGTCCCGTACACCGCCCAGTTCCACAATCCGTTCTCCGCTGACGGACAGATGTCCTATAACGACAGTCGCGCCGAAGGCACCCGCGCGGCCATCGCTGCGATGACCGACATGAACAACCGCTGCCCGTTGACCAGTTATGTGATCGCCGGGTTCTCGCAGGGCGCGGTGATCGCCGGCGATCTGGCCAGCGATATCGGCAACGGCCGCGGGCCGGTGGACCAGGACCTGGTGCTGGGTGTGACGTTGATCGCCGACGGGCGCCGTCAGGCCGGTGTCGGTATGGACGTCGGCCCGAACCCACCCGGCCAGGGCGCGGAGATCACCTTGCATGAGGTGCCGACGCTGTCGGCGCTGGGTCTGGCGATGACGGGTCCGCGGCCCGGCGGGTTCGGTCAGCTCAACGACCGCACCAACCAGATCTGCGCCAACGGCGACTTGATCTGCGCCGCACCGGATCAGGCATTCAACATCGCCAATCTGCCGGCCACCCTCGAAGTGCTCGCCGGGGGAGCGGGACAGCCGGTGCACGCGCTGTACAACACCCCGCAGTTCTGGCAGATCGACGGCCAGCCCGCCACGGTGTGGACCCAGAACTGGGCGCGCGGCGTGATCGAGAACGCCCCGCACCCCAAGCACGGCTGA
- the fadD32 gene encoding long-chain-fatty-acid--AMP ligase FadD32, whose amino-acid sequence MPFHNPFIKNGRITFPDNGNLVRHIERWAKLRGDKLAYRFLDYSVERDGVARDLNWAQFSARNRAVGARLQQVTQPGDRVAILCPQNLDYLVSFFGTLYSGRIAVPLFDPSEPGHVGRLHAVLDNCHPSAILTTTESAEGVRKFFRSRPAKDRPRVIAVDAIPDEVAATWEPVDIDRDTIAYLQYTSGSTRIPTGVQITHVNLATNCIQVIEALQGEEGDRGLSWLPFFHDMGLITAMISPMIGHYFTFMTPAAFVRRPQRWINEMSRKPDDTGGVISVAPNFAFDHAAARGVPKEGDPPLDLSVCKAVLNGSEPISAATVRRFNEAFGPYGFPPQAIKPSYGLAEATLFVSTTPAGEFPKIVSVDRDELNNHRFVEVPEDSPKAVAQASAGKVGVAEWAVIVDAETASELPDGQIGEIWIHGQNMGTGYWGKEAETQETFHNLLKTRTVPSHAEGADADGTWVRTGDYGAFHDGDLYITGRVKDLVIIDGRNHYPQDLEYSAQEASRALRTGYVAAFSVPANQLPDEVFENTHSGLKRDPDDTSEQLVIVAERAPGAHKLDVAPIHDDIRAAIAVRHGVTVRDVLLTPAGAIPRTSSGKIGRRACRAAYLDGSLRNGKVANAFPDETD is encoded by the coding sequence ATGCCGTTCCACAACCCATTCATCAAGAACGGGCGCATCACCTTCCCCGATAACGGCAACCTGGTCCGCCACATCGAGCGCTGGGCCAAGCTCCGCGGCGACAAGTTGGCCTACCGGTTCCTGGACTATTCGGTCGAACGCGACGGCGTCGCGCGCGATCTGAACTGGGCCCAGTTCAGTGCTCGCAACCGGGCCGTCGGTGCCCGGCTGCAGCAGGTCACCCAGCCTGGTGACCGGGTCGCGATCCTGTGCCCCCAGAACCTGGACTACCTCGTCTCGTTCTTCGGCACCCTGTACTCCGGCCGCATCGCGGTGCCGCTGTTCGATCCGTCCGAGCCCGGCCACGTCGGCCGGTTGCACGCGGTTCTGGACAACTGCCATCCGTCGGCCATCCTGACCACCACTGAGTCCGCCGAAGGCGTGCGCAAGTTCTTCCGCAGTCGGCCGGCCAAGGATCGTCCCCGCGTGATCGCCGTCGACGCGATCCCCGATGAGGTGGCGGCCACCTGGGAGCCGGTCGACATCGACCGCGACACCATCGCCTACCTGCAGTACACCTCCGGATCCACCCGCATCCCGACCGGTGTGCAGATCACCCACGTCAACCTGGCCACCAACTGCATCCAGGTGATCGAGGCGCTGCAGGGCGAAGAGGGCGATCGTGGCCTGTCCTGGCTGCCCTTCTTCCACGACATGGGCCTCATCACCGCGATGATCTCGCCGATGATCGGGCACTACTTCACCTTCATGACGCCGGCCGCCTTCGTCCGCAGGCCGCAGCGCTGGATCAACGAGATGTCCCGTAAGCCCGACGACACCGGCGGCGTGATCTCGGTGGCACCCAACTTCGCCTTCGACCACGCCGCTGCCCGGGGTGTGCCCAAAGAGGGTGACCCGCCGCTGGATCTGTCGGTCTGCAAGGCCGTCCTCAACGGCAGCGAGCCGATTTCGGCCGCCACCGTGCGCCGGTTCAACGAGGCGTTCGGGCCGTACGGCTTCCCGCCGCAGGCGATCAAACCTTCCTACGGGCTGGCAGAGGCGACGCTGTTCGTGTCCACCACCCCGGCCGGCGAGTTCCCCAAGATCGTCAGCGTCGACCGCGACGAGCTCAACAATCACCGGTTCGTCGAGGTGCCCGAGGATTCGCCGAAGGCGGTCGCCCAAGCGTCGGCCGGCAAGGTCGGGGTCGCCGAATGGGCGGTCATCGTCGACGCGGAGACCGCCTCCGAGCTGCCCGACGGCCAAATCGGGGAGATCTGGATCCACGGTCAGAACATGGGTACCGGGTACTGGGGCAAGGAAGCCGAGACGCAGGAGACCTTCCACAACCTTCTCAAGACCCGCACCGTGCCATCCCACGCCGAGGGGGCCGACGCCGACGGCACCTGGGTGCGCACCGGCGACTACGGCGCGTTCCATGACGGTGACCTCTACATCACCGGTCGCGTCAAGGACCTGGTCATCATCGACGGCCGCAACCACTACCCGCAGGACCTCGAGTACTCGGCGCAGGAGGCCAGTCGCGCACTGCGCACCGGCTACGTCGCCGCGTTCTCCGTGCCGGCCAACCAGCTTCCCGACGAGGTCTTCGAGAACACTCATTCCGGGCTCAAACGGGATCCTGACGACACCTCCGAGCAGCTGGTCATCGTGGCTGAGCGGGCGCCCGGCGCGCACAAGCTCGACGTTGCGCCCATCCACGACGACATCCGCGCTGCGATCGCGGTGCGCCACGGTGTGACGGTGCGCGATGTGCTGCTGACGCCTGCCGGGGCCATCCCGCGGACCTCGAGCGGCAAGATCGGCCGGCGCGCCTGCCGCGCCGCCTACCTGGACGGCAGTCTTCGGAACGGGAAGGTGGCTAATGCTTTCCCCGACGAGACGGACTGA
- a CDS encoding DUF732 domain-containing protein — translation MQPTIRTSRREFSPAAVVSAVLISTASAILLSGCTSGEDLMTSASPPPVRNAPAAGPDGADGTLPSRPNSSGLDVTPEQRDYLESLNAAGVRRSSDLMALSIGSYVCQARAAGQSEQGVWDFVFPLVRGEIHDMNPNTAVTAIAAQVDDTTAQYIRIATDRLC, via the coding sequence ATGCAACCGACCATCCGGACGTCGCGGCGGGAATTCTCCCCTGCGGCGGTCGTATCGGCGGTGCTGATCTCCACGGCGTCGGCGATATTGCTGTCCGGCTGCACCTCCGGGGAAGACCTGATGACCAGCGCCTCGCCGCCTCCCGTCAGGAACGCCCCGGCCGCGGGCCCAGATGGCGCCGACGGCACATTGCCGAGTAGACCCAATTCCAGCGGTCTGGACGTGACACCGGAGCAGCGGGATTACCTCGAATCTCTGAACGCCGCGGGGGTGCGGCGGTCCAGCGATCTGATGGCGTTGTCGATCGGCAGCTACGTGTGCCAGGCGCGCGCAGCGGGCCAGAGCGAGCAGGGGGTGTGGGACTTCGTCTTCCCACTGGTCCGCGGTGAGATCCATGACATGAACCCGAACACCGCAGTCACGGCGATCGCCGCGCAAGTGGATGACACCACCGCGCAGTACATTCGCATCGCCACTGACCGCCTCTGCTAA